Below is a window of Mucilaginibacter sp. PAMC 26640 DNA.
CCTAAAGGGATAGAAAATTCAACCTCATCTGGTGGCAGGCATTTAACATTATTACAAGTCATGAACTCTAACTTGCCGTTTACTGCACTGGCTTTAGCCGATTTTAATTTGATTTTTTGAGTAAACATAACCGTGTTCTCAAAATAGCTTACGTTCATTTTAAAAGCATCTTCATACTTGGTTACCGGCGTAGGCTCTGTTGCTTTGCCAACTATCGCATAAAGTTTCGATGGCGTGAAAGTAAAAGATGTTTTGATCGGCCCGCCTTCTTTAACGTTTTGCGAATAAATATGCCAGCCTTTATCTATAGTAGCCTTGAAATAAACTACCGCTTCTGTTGCATTCACTTTTTTAGAGGCATACGCCCATTTCACATGCGATTCGATTTGTGCGCTTGCACTAAGTGATATCGCTAAAGCAGCTACTGCTAAAAATAATTTCTTCATCATTTATCTGTTAAAAATTCTATTCCTTTTAGGTTATATGATTCCTCAATGTCATTATGCTGTACAATCAGCATCCCGGTCTCAGAAACATTTTTAATTGTCCCGGTAAAAACTACATTATTCGACCGGAATTCTTTCGCTTCGTTTAACCGGTAAAGCCGGCTTAAATAGCTATTTCTTATCAGCTCCGTTTGGCCTCCTTTTAATTTGAGGTACCAGCCCTCAACATGGGTGCTAATTTCGAATAATATATCTTTTAAATCATAATCCCTTTGTAATATCTGCTTAACAGAAATCGCACTTCCGGCGGTTTCCGGATAGTTGTCCTGGTTAATGTTAATGCCAATGCCAATTACCGAATTGCGGATTTGTCCTCCTTGTATCATATTTTCTATTAACATGCCACCAAGTTTCCGGTCTTTGTAGTAAATATCATTAGGCCATTTGATTTTAAGCGCTTCGCCCAGCAGCGGCGCTAAAGCATCATAAACCCCTAAACTAACGGCTCTTGTGAGATCGAATTGTAAAGGTGGCGCAATAAAGGAGGGCTTAAGTAACAGGCTGAATGTTAAATTTTTGCCTGGTTCGGCATGCCATGTGTTTTGGTGCTGCCCGCGGCCTGCAAATT
It encodes the following:
- a CDS encoding sugar transporter — protein: MKKLFLAVAALAISLSASAQIESHVKWAYASKKVNATEAVVYFKATIDKGWHIYSQNVKEGGPIKTSFTFTPSKLYAIVGKATEPTPVTKYEDAFKMNVSYFENTVMFTQKIKLKSAKASAVNGKLEFMTCNNVKCLPPDEVEFSIPLGK
- a CDS encoding biotin--[acetyl-CoA-carboxylase] ligase is translated as MQNNINSGLFVGQNLVTLKEVDSTNNFLKNLLSNSKPVPEGTVIMAEAQFAGRGQHQNTWHAEPGKNLTFSLLLKPSFIAPPLQFDLTRAVSLGVYDALAPLLGEALKIKWPNDIYYKDRKLGGMLIENMIQGGQIRNSVIGIGININQDNYPETAGSAISVKQILQRDYDLKDILFEISTHVEGWYLKLKGGQTELIRNSYLSRLYRLNEAKEFRSNNVVFTGTIKNVSETGMLIVQHNDIEESYNLKGIEFLTDK